In a single window of the Candidatus Celerinatantimonas neptuna genome:
- the selO gene encoding Protein adenylyltransferase SelO, protein MKQRYLALPDSLYQVIKPSKVKDPNLLLFNQALALELDLPQQLLGKDAAEYFSGNQLISPELSLALGYSGHQFGSYNPQLGDGRAHMLGQINGYDWQLKGSGLTKYSRSGDGRCALGPAVREYIMSEAMHILGVPAMRTLAVTSTGETVYRHQPEVGAVVSRIGRSHLRIGSFQYASALGVIKELADFAIDQLCPEGINADNPYLRLYRTVQHNQINTLVHWYRIGFIHGVVNTDNIALSGETFDFGPCAMLGEYKLEQVYSSIDQQGRYAFGHQKWIMQWNLARFAETLIPLISENEQEAITLLTQELDNFSNAFQQAYDQMCAHKLGFDQNEHPLISEFFELLRTHAWDYTQIFNQLYHWINGGNPQLPGELLDWSEQWQHAINHKQALMLMSATNPKAIPRNHEVEMLIEAAENGQQGIQQKIDNYLNHLKGNVYTGTSWGNPDSEFDHQYQTFCGT, encoded by the coding sequence ATGAAGCAACGGTATTTGGCCTTACCTGATTCTTTATATCAAGTCATTAAACCAAGCAAGGTCAAAGATCCTAACCTTTTGCTATTTAATCAGGCGCTGGCATTAGAACTGGATTTACCACAACAACTACTGGGAAAAGATGCAGCAGAATATTTCTCCGGAAATCAGCTGATATCACCGGAATTAAGTCTAGCGCTTGGTTATTCTGGCCATCAGTTTGGTTCTTACAATCCGCAGTTGGGTGATGGCCGAGCCCATATGCTCGGACAAATCAACGGCTATGACTGGCAGCTGAAAGGCTCAGGGTTAACAAAATATTCCCGCAGTGGTGATGGTCGTTGCGCTCTTGGCCCAGCCGTGCGCGAATATATTATGAGTGAAGCGATGCACATTCTCGGGGTTCCGGCCATGCGCACCCTAGCCGTGACCTCAACAGGTGAAACTGTGTATCGACATCAACCCGAAGTAGGGGCAGTCGTCAGTCGCATCGGTCGTAGTCATCTACGAATTGGCAGTTTTCAGTATGCTTCTGCTCTGGGTGTCATCAAAGAACTAGCTGATTTTGCTATCGATCAACTCTGCCCTGAGGGGATAAATGCAGACAACCCTTATCTGCGCCTTTACCGCACTGTTCAACACAATCAGATTAACACCTTAGTACACTGGTATCGGATCGGCTTTATCCATGGCGTCGTGAATACCGACAACATCGCCCTAAGTGGAGAAACATTCGACTTCGGGCCCTGCGCCATGCTTGGTGAATATAAGCTAGAGCAGGTTTATAGTTCAATCGACCAACAAGGACGCTACGCCTTTGGTCACCAAAAATGGATTATGCAATGGAACCTAGCTCGTTTTGCCGAAACCCTTATTCCTCTAATATCAGAAAATGAACAAGAAGCGATTACTTTGCTGACTCAAGAACTGGACAATTTCTCCAACGCGTTCCAGCAAGCATACGATCAGATGTGTGCCCATAAATTGGGGTTTGATCAGAACGAACATCCTTTGATCTCTGAGTTTTTTGAGTTATTACGTACTCACGCCTGGGATTACACTCAAATTTTTAACCAGCTCTATCATTGGATTAACGGCGGTAACCCTCAATTACCAGGTGAATTACTTGACTGGTCAGAACAATGGCAACATGCAATTAATCACAAGCAGGCGTTGATGCTGATGAGTGCCACGAATCCCAAAGCCATCCCTCGAAACCACGAAGTCGAAATGTTAATTGAAGCCGCCGAGAATGGGCAACAAGGTATTCAGCAAAAAATTGACAACTATCTCAACCACTTAAAAGGTAACGTTTATACAGGCACTTCGTGGGGCAATCCAGATTCAGAATTTGATCATCAATATCAAACCTTTTGTGGTACTTAA
- a CDS encoding IS1595 family transposase ISMspa1, translating to MQFNPERDKLSGLVEVDETFVVGGVVDINQQDKKKFVVLIAIELIEPKGVGRIRLRQVDKATKNNIEQFIKDVIEPNSQIHTDGSAAYGSVDNMGYSRKKTVHLGSNIPAHETMPGVHRVASLLKRWLLGTYQGAVQSRQLDYYLDEYIFRFNRRKSRSRGLLFYRLLEQSVTTKPLTYKGIKTR from the coding sequence ATGCAATTCAACCCTGAAAGAGATAAATTATCTGGACTTGTTGAGGTAGACGAAACCTTTGTCGTTGGTGGTGTAGTCGATATAAATCAACAAGATAAGAAGAAATTTGTTGTGTTGATTGCAATAGAGTTAATAGAACCAAAAGGGGTTGGTCGCATTAGATTACGACAGGTCGACAAAGCGACAAAAAACAACATTGAGCAATTCATAAAAGATGTTATTGAGCCGAATAGTCAAATTCACACCGACGGATCGGCGGCTTATGGTTCCGTTGATAACATGGGATATTCAAGAAAAAAGACCGTACATCTTGGTTCAAATATACCAGCCCACGAAACCATGCCAGGGGTACACCGAGTGGCTTCTTTACTGAAACGCTGGTTGTTGGGAACCTATCAAGGTGCTGTTCAATCTAGACAGCTCGATTACTATTTGGATGAATATATCTTTAGATTTAATAGAAGAAAATCTCGGTCTAGAGGGCTATTGTTTTATCGATTACTTGAACAATCAGTGACAACAAAACCCCTAACCTATAAGGGCATTAAAACCAGATAA
- a CDS encoding IS256 family transposase ISEc39, protein MQMNKKELEAFAKEAAKGIKTPEDLNEFSQMLKKITVEAALNAEMDEHLGYERHQKSTSTNSRNGKNSKRIKTEDGEFELDTPRDREGSFEPKLVKKHQSRFTSMDDKILWLYAQGMSTRDIVNAFDEWYGAEISPTLVSRVTNAVIEQVTEWQARPLDAIYPIVYLDCIVLKIRQDKRVINKSIFLALGINTEGHKELMGMWIAENEGAKFWLNVLTELQQRGVEDILIACVDGLKGFPEAINAVFPQTNIQLCIVHMVRNSLKYVSWKDYKAVTADLKRVYRSATEEEALLELDRFGDIWDDQYPQITKSWRNHWHNLNTLFSYPDDIRKALYTTNAIESLNSVIRRAIKKRKVFPSDE, encoded by the coding sequence ATGCAAATGAACAAAAAAGAACTGGAAGCCTTCGCAAAAGAAGCCGCCAAAGGCATTAAAACGCCAGAGGATCTCAACGAATTTAGCCAAATGCTAAAGAAGATTACTGTTGAAGCGGCACTAAACGCAGAGATGGATGAGCACCTAGGTTACGAGAGACACCAAAAGTCCACCTCAACAAATAGCCGCAATGGTAAAAACAGCAAGCGTATTAAGACGGAAGATGGTGAGTTCGAGCTGGATACGCCTCGTGACCGTGAAGGCTCTTTTGAACCTAAGCTGGTCAAAAAGCACCAATCCCGCTTTACTTCTATGGACGATAAAATCCTATGGCTCTACGCGCAAGGTATGAGTACCCGTGACATCGTCAATGCCTTCGATGAATGGTACGGTGCCGAGATATCTCCAACACTGGTATCACGCGTTACCAATGCGGTCATTGAGCAAGTGACTGAATGGCAAGCACGCCCTTTGGATGCCATCTACCCCATTGTGTATCTTGATTGTATTGTGTTGAAAATCCGCCAAGATAAACGCGTCATCAATAAATCGATCTTCTTGGCACTCGGTATCAACACTGAAGGTCATAAAGAACTCATGGGCATGTGGATTGCGGAGAACGAAGGTGCGAAGTTCTGGCTCAACGTCCTCACTGAGCTCCAGCAGCGCGGCGTAGAAGATATTCTCATCGCTTGTGTTGATGGTCTAAAAGGCTTCCCAGAAGCCATCAATGCCGTTTTCCCACAAACCAACATCCAACTGTGCATCGTACACATGGTACGCAACTCATTGAAATATGTATCATGGAAAGACTATAAAGCAGTGACGGCGGATTTAAAGCGAGTTTACCGCTCAGCAACGGAAGAAGAAGCCTTGCTAGAATTAGATCGTTTCGGCGACATCTGGGACGATCAATACCCACAAATTACCAAATCGTGGCGCAATCACTGGCATAACCTCAATACGCTGTTTAGTTACCCTGACGATATCCGCAAAGCGCTCTACACAACGAACGCGATTGAATCACTAAACAGTGTCATTCGTAGAGCCATTAAAAAACGTAAAGTCTTCCCAAGCGATGAGTAG
- the nagK_2 gene encoding N-acetyl-D-glucosamine kinase, translated as MNQQLQQGMNANCGVMFPHYDEAVDGPAHRCCCGQLNCIESFISGTGITWQLHHLYGHHDIDSVAFLKDILSGNDERARHYLELFRSQLSRSLAMLVNILDPDMLVVGGGLSNVPQLFDGLHHLTGHYTFGHYNNTPVRTAIHGDSSGVRGAAWLGRQALSAT; from the coding sequence GTGAATCAGCAGTTGCAACAGGGAATGAATGCTAACTGTGGGGTCATGTTCCCACACTATGATGAGGCGGTGGATGGTCCTGCACATCGTTGTTGCTGCGGGCAGTTAAACTGTATTGAGTCGTTTATCTCCGGTACGGGCATTACCTGGCAATTGCACCATCTCTATGGCCATCATGATATTGATTCAGTGGCTTTTCTCAAAGATATTCTCTCCGGTAATGATGAGCGCGCCCGGCACTATTTAGAACTGTTTCGGAGCCAGTTGTCACGTAGTCTGGCGATGCTAGTTAACATTTTAGATCCGGATATGCTTGTGGTTGGTGGAGGGCTCTCGAATGTACCTCAACTCTTTGATGGACTGCATCATCTGACTGGTCATTATACGTTCGGCCACTATAATAATACTCCTGTACGCACGGCCATTCATGGTGATAGTAGTGGTGTCCGTGGAGCAGCATGGTTAGGCAGACAAGCGCTCAGCGCTACTTAA
- the cytR_1 gene encoding HTH-type transcriptional repressor CytR, whose product MAKSVRIRDIADISGFSAGAVSRALKGQPGIGVKPREHIIQVAQKLGYDFSRLQTDKIQRVLFILHQQHNITMSLSFYTSLLMDVEESCREHNIALSFLVLGPGDDVEKKIRQHNPNALLIVGYLEPEMLLALRQLCLPVALVDLVSQGMNSVNPDNFRGGYLATRHLIDIGRKRIAFLVSSLSHYSIQQREKGYRQALFDAGILMPPDYEAIAPFCMDVEEALDVASRTLLELTEPPDALFAYNDVAAMIAMRACKNKGLRIPEDIAVIGFDNIDSAALATPPLSTVGVERHKLGKIGLELLLSSDKDQHRTLDVSLIVRDSTVKSVKS is encoded by the coding sequence ATGGCTAAGTCGGTCAGAATCAGGGATATTGCTGACATTTCCGGTTTTTCGGCTGGAGCCGTATCCCGTGCCCTGAAAGGGCAACCGGGTATCGGTGTTAAGCCTCGCGAGCATATTATTCAGGTCGCTCAAAAACTGGGGTACGACTTTTCCCGACTTCAGACCGATAAAATTCAACGTGTTCTGTTTATTTTGCATCAGCAGCATAACATCACCATGTCACTTTCTTTTTATACGTCCTTACTGATGGACGTTGAAGAATCCTGTCGTGAACATAATATTGCGTTGAGTTTTCTGGTGTTAGGGCCAGGTGATGATGTTGAGAAAAAGATCCGTCAGCATAATCCGAATGCGTTACTGATCGTCGGTTATCTTGAACCGGAAATGCTCCTTGCTCTGCGTCAATTGTGCTTGCCTGTTGCCCTGGTGGATTTAGTTTCACAAGGGATGAATTCTGTTAATCCAGATAATTTTCGGGGTGGTTATCTGGCGACCCGGCATCTGATCGATATTGGTCGTAAACGTATTGCCTTTTTGGTTAGTAGCCTGTCACATTATAGTATCCAGCAACGGGAAAAAGGTTATCGTCAGGCACTGTTTGATGCTGGTATTTTGATGCCACCCGATTATGAAGCGATCGCACCGTTTTGTATGGATGTTGAAGAAGCTCTTGATGTGGCAAGCCGTACACTGTTGGAGCTAACTGAACCCCCGGATGCATTGTTTGCCTATAACGATGTGGCAGCGATGATTGCGATGCGGGCTTGTAAAAATAAAGGTCTTCGTATTCCTGAAGATATTGCGGTGATCGGTTTCGATAATATCGACAGTGCTGCTCTGGCAACGCCGCCACTTAGTACGGTTGGCGTTGAACGCCATAAACTGGGCAAAATCGGACTTGAGCTCTTGCTTTCATCTGATAAAGACCAGCACAGAACACTGGATGTTTCATTAATTGTGCGTGATAGCACTGTCAAATCTGTTAAGTCGTAA
- a CDS encoding Ferredoxin--NADP reductase has translation MNKFIVADPKLCIGCHACEIACVMAHNDEQHVPTKELFRPRIFVIQDENRQNAVTCHQCDDAPCLMSCPNNAISRVNNSIQVNQSRCIGCKSCEVACPFGAIEVSTITLADGSKKAQAIKCDLCITRKEGPACVANCPTQALQVVSDQTLDELVQKRRRLRAIQSLQPWHSGSNDDGYPSAILSEKVAQLKHSKPRHDPEKIPLETRKTTFEELYLTFSPKQAHEQSERCLKCGEHSICEWSCPLHNHIPQWIELVKEGRIMEAVELSHQTNCMPEITGRICPQDRLCESRCTLKGTVGSVTVGNIERFISEQAFASGWHPDLSDVKDTGHKVAIIGAGPAGLGCADILARNGVHATVFDRHPEIGGLLTFGIPSFKLDKTLLARRREIFSHMGIEFKLNCEIGRDISLPQLLDDFDAVFVGVGTYKSMQVNLPNDKAPGVYDALPYLIANTKHVMGLPELPDEPYTNLEGQHVVVLGGGDTAMDCVRTALRQNAKQVTCAYRRDETNMPGSKKEVKNAKEEGAQFEFYVQPLGIELDDKGTVSGIRMQRTKLGEPDSSGRRRPKPIPDSEFVMPADAIIIAFGFLSHDMPWLTEQGVKLNKWGEIIANVETKQPFQTSHPKIFAGGDAVHGADLVVTAMSDGRHAADGILNYLKLK, from the coding sequence ATGAATAAATTTATTGTCGCCGATCCTAAACTATGCATCGGATGTCATGCTTGTGAAATTGCATGTGTTATGGCCCATAACGATGAACAACATGTCCCCACAAAAGAGCTCTTCCGTCCCCGTATTTTTGTTATCCAGGATGAAAACAGGCAAAATGCCGTAACTTGCCATCAATGTGATGATGCGCCATGTCTAATGAGCTGCCCTAATAATGCCATATCCAGAGTCAATAACAGCATTCAGGTTAACCAAAGTCGGTGTATCGGTTGTAAAAGTTGTGAAGTTGCCTGTCCCTTTGGAGCTATTGAAGTCTCCACCATCACACTTGCTGACGGGTCTAAAAAAGCACAAGCTATCAAATGTGATCTTTGTATCACGCGCAAAGAAGGGCCAGCCTGCGTTGCAAACTGTCCAACCCAGGCGCTACAAGTTGTCAGTGACCAGACACTCGATGAATTAGTCCAGAAACGCCGTAGACTCAGAGCAATCCAGTCTTTGCAACCCTGGCATAGCGGCTCCAATGATGATGGCTATCCCAGCGCAATTCTTTCCGAAAAAGTGGCTCAATTAAAACACTCAAAACCCCGCCATGATCCTGAGAAGATCCCACTGGAAACCCGTAAAACAACATTTGAAGAGCTCTATCTGACATTCTCGCCAAAACAGGCTCATGAGCAAAGCGAGCGTTGTTTAAAATGTGGGGAACATAGTATCTGCGAATGGAGTTGCCCGCTTCATAACCATATTCCGCAATGGATTGAGTTAGTGAAAGAAGGACGGATTATGGAAGCCGTCGAACTCTCACATCAAACCAACTGCATGCCAGAAATTACCGGTCGGATCTGCCCGCAAGATCGCCTGTGCGAAAGTCGCTGTACACTCAAAGGGACAGTAGGTTCGGTTACCGTTGGAAACATCGAACGATTTATATCCGAGCAAGCCTTTGCCAGCGGCTGGCACCCTGACCTTTCAGATGTCAAAGATACCGGCCACAAAGTTGCTATTATCGGAGCTGGTCCTGCCGGTTTAGGCTGTGCCGATATTCTGGCACGAAATGGGGTTCACGCAACCGTATTTGACCGCCACCCTGAAATCGGTGGACTACTCACTTTTGGTATCCCATCGTTTAAACTGGACAAAACATTGCTGGCCCGTCGCCGAGAAATATTCAGTCATATGGGAATCGAATTTAAGCTCAACTGTGAAATCGGACGAGATATCAGCCTGCCTCAGCTTCTTGACGATTTTGATGCCGTATTTGTAGGCGTTGGCACCTATAAATCTATGCAGGTCAACCTGCCTAATGATAAGGCACCTGGGGTATATGACGCGCTGCCATATCTGATTGCCAATACAAAACATGTCATGGGACTGCCTGAGCTTCCTGATGAACCTTACACTAATCTGGAAGGTCAGCATGTTGTCGTTCTCGGTGGCGGTGATACCGCAATGGATTGTGTCCGCACAGCCCTTCGTCAGAATGCCAAACAGGTGACCTGTGCTTACCGGCGCGATGAAACCAATATGCCGGGCTCGAAAAAAGAAGTTAAAAACGCAAAAGAAGAAGGCGCTCAGTTTGAATTTTACGTGCAACCGCTGGGCATTGAACTTGATGATAAAGGCACTGTGAGCGGTATCCGCATGCAACGGACCAAACTCGGAGAACCGGATAGCAGCGGCCGGCGCAGGCCAAAACCTATCCCCGACTCAGAATTTGTAATGCCTGCCGATGCCATTATCATTGCATTTGGCTTCTTATCTCACGACATGCCATGGTTGACCGAACAAGGCGTCAAGCTCAATAAATGGGGTGAAATCATCGCCAATGTTGAAACGAAACAGCCTTTCCAGACCAGCCACCCAAAAATCTTCGCTGGCGGAGATGCCGTTCACGGTGCCGATTTAGTCGTCACGGCTATGTCCGATGGCCGTCATGCCGCAGATGGCATTTTAAATTATCTGAAACTGAAATAA
- the argT_3 gene encoding Lysine/arginine/ornithine-binding periplasmic protein, with translation MQNTTRFRRFLTPLLAGLLAASAFSVQAKITQIRFAVDPSYPPFESKQPDGSLVGFDIDLGNAICAQLHAKCIWVESSFDSMIPALKARKFDAILSDMGITKARLKQIDFTKPIYNTPIRLVGPKGTHLQPTAKSLRGKRIGVEQGTIQENYAKLKWQGHGVDVVSYGDQEQVESDLLSGRLDAMFTDAVQAEVGFLNQPRAKGFTLMGKAVTDPDIVGPGTAIGIRKGDKGLKTALDHAVDVLMKDGQFKKIEQKYFDINIALPR, from the coding sequence ATGCAAAACACAACACGATTTCGCCGTTTTCTCACGCCATTACTTGCTGGTTTACTCGCTGCCAGTGCTTTTTCAGTCCAGGCAAAAATAACTCAAATCCGGTTTGCTGTTGACCCAAGTTATCCACCATTTGAATCAAAACAGCCTGATGGCTCACTAGTTGGTTTTGATATTGATCTTGGCAATGCCATATGTGCCCAATTACATGCCAAATGTATCTGGGTTGAAAGCAGCTTTGATAGCATGATCCCTGCGCTTAAGGCACGTAAATTCGATGCTATTCTTTCCGATATGGGCATCACCAAAGCCCGATTGAAACAGATCGATTTCACTAAACCTATCTACAACACACCGATCCGGCTGGTTGGGCCTAAAGGTACTCATCTGCAGCCTACGGCTAAATCACTGCGTGGTAAACGGATTGGTGTTGAACAGGGCACCATTCAGGAAAACTATGCCAAACTTAAGTGGCAGGGACACGGTGTTGATGTCGTAAGTTATGGAGATCAGGAACAGGTTGAATCTGATCTGCTATCCGGTCGTTTAGATGCTATGTTTACCGACGCAGTCCAGGCCGAAGTGGGCTTCTTAAACCAACCACGGGCTAAAGGGTTTACATTAATGGGCAAAGCGGTGACCGATCCTGATATTGTTGGCCCGGGTACAGCCATTGGGATCCGTAAAGGCGATAAAGGACTCAAAACAGCTTTAGATCATGCTGTTGACGTATTGATGAAAGACGGTCAGTTTAAAAAAATTGAACAAAAATATTTCGATATTAACATCGCACTTCCTCGCTAA
- the ulaC_3 gene encoding Ascorbate-specific PTS system EIIA component, whose protein sequence is MDIKQNLIDLNAVQVNVSVNDWRDAIRVAAVPLITHRYIEPRYVETIIKNTEQDGPYYVLDEAPLAMPHAHPEDGVLKTGFSLVTLASPISFEGSVPVDIVMMFGAINGEMHISEGLQAILLLIEQGQKLAAIRKADSVAAVLNALG, encoded by the coding sequence ATGGATATTAAACAAAACTTAATTGATCTAAATGCTGTTCAAGTGAATGTCTCGGTCAATGATTGGCGTGATGCGATTCGTGTTGCTGCCGTACCATTAATTACACATCGTTATATCGAGCCAAGATATGTTGAAACAATTATTAAAAATACCGAGCAGGATGGCCCTTATTATGTGCTCGACGAAGCCCCTCTGGCAATGCCTCATGCGCATCCTGAAGATGGCGTTTTGAAAACAGGCTTTAGCCTTGTCACACTTGCCTCTCCCATTTCATTTGAAGGTAGTGTTCCTGTTGATATTGTGATGATGTTTGGGGCGATTAATGGTGAAATGCATATATCTGAAGGGCTGCAGGCGATCTTGCTATTGATTGAACAGGGACAGAAACTGGCAGCTATTCGCAAGGCTGATTCGGTTGCTGCCGTGTTAAATGCGTTAGGATGA